In one window of Massilibacterium senegalense DNA:
- the parE gene encoding DNA topoisomerase IV subunit B, giving the protein MGKQSMQYDADAIQVLEGLEAVRKRPGMYIGSTDTRGLHHLVYEIVDNAVDEALAGYGNKITVTIHKDQSLSVADEGRGMPTGIHKTGKPTPEVILTVLHAGGKFGQGGYKTSGGLHGVGASVVNALSEWLTVTIYREGNIYEQRFEQGGHPVTTLEMKEKTKKTGTTIRFKPDASIFSTTTFQFDTISERLREAAFLMKGMTIELIDERDGKKETFYFEKGLEAFVDYLNEDKDTLHPVASFSGEANDIEMDIAFQFNDGFSETILSFVNNVRTKDGGTHEVGLRSAFTRSFNDYARKVALLKEKDKNLEGSDIREGFTAIISVRVPEEKLQFEGQTKGKLGTSEARSAVDSFVSTQLTFFLEENPDISGLLIKKAIKAAQAREAARKAREEARSGKKGKRKESILSGKLTPATGKNPAKNELYLVEGDSAGGSAKQGRDRRFQAVLPLRGKVINTEKAKLQDIFKNEEINTIIHAIGAGVGPDFIVDDSNYNKIIIMTDADTDGAHIQVLLLTFFYRYMRPLIESGQVYIALPPLYKVSKRSGKKEIIEYAWDESGLQEAIKKVGRGYTVQRYKGLGEMNADQLWETTMNPETRTLIRVRIEDAARAGRRITTLMGDKVEPRRKWIEENVAFGLNEESNILDYDFVSVVKEEE; this is encoded by the coding sequence ATGGGGAAACAATCGATGCAATATGATGCAGATGCAATTCAAGTTCTTGAAGGATTAGAAGCAGTTAGAAAACGACCAGGAATGTACATAGGGAGTACAGATACTCGCGGATTGCATCACCTCGTATATGAAATTGTTGATAACGCAGTGGATGAAGCGTTAGCGGGATACGGAAATAAAATAACAGTAACGATACATAAAGATCAAAGTCTATCAGTTGCTGATGAAGGGCGTGGCATGCCTACAGGAATTCATAAAACAGGAAAACCAACGCCGGAAGTGATTTTAACGGTTCTTCATGCAGGTGGAAAGTTTGGACAAGGTGGGTATAAAACATCTGGTGGATTACACGGTGTAGGTGCATCCGTAGTAAATGCGTTAAGTGAATGGTTAACGGTGACCATTTATCGAGAAGGGAATATCTATGAACAACGCTTTGAACAAGGGGGCCATCCGGTTACAACGCTAGAAATGAAAGAAAAGACAAAAAAAACTGGAACGACGATACGTTTTAAACCGGATGCGTCGATTTTTTCTACGACAACGTTCCAATTTGATACCATTAGTGAACGATTACGAGAAGCAGCATTTTTAATGAAAGGCATGACAATCGAGCTAATTGATGAACGGGATGGAAAAAAAGAAACATTTTATTTTGAAAAAGGATTAGAAGCATTCGTCGACTATTTAAATGAAGATAAAGATACGCTGCATCCAGTCGCGTCCTTTAGTGGAGAAGCAAATGATATCGAAATGGATATCGCGTTTCAATTTAACGATGGGTTTTCTGAAACAATCCTTTCCTTTGTGAATAACGTTCGAACAAAAGACGGCGGTACACATGAAGTTGGATTGCGTTCAGCTTTCACTCGAAGTTTTAATGATTATGCTCGGAAAGTTGCATTGTTAAAAGAAAAAGATAAAAACCTAGAAGGTTCTGACATTCGCGAAGGATTTACAGCTATTATTTCTGTTCGTGTACCGGAAGAAAAATTACAATTCGAAGGACAAACGAAAGGAAAGTTAGGAACGAGCGAAGCAAGAAGTGCAGTTGATTCGTTTGTCTCAACACAATTAACATTCTTTTTAGAAGAAAATCCGGATATTAGTGGATTGTTAATAAAAAAAGCAATCAAAGCAGCGCAAGCACGGGAAGCTGCCAGAAAGGCTCGTGAGGAAGCGCGTAGCGGCAAAAAAGGAAAACGGAAAGAAAGTATTTTAAGTGGGAAATTAACACCTGCTACTGGAAAAAACCCCGCAAAAAATGAATTATATTTGGTCGAAGGAGATTCTGCGGGTGGTTCTGCTAAACAAGGTCGTGACCGACGATTCCAAGCTGTATTGCCACTCCGAGGAAAAGTCATTAATACCGAAAAAGCAAAACTGCAAGATATTTTTAAAAATGAAGAAATTAATACTATCATTCATGCCATCGGTGCGGGGGTTGGCCCTGATTTTATAGTGGATGATTCCAATTATAATAAAATTATTATTATGACAGATGCTGATACAGATGGTGCACACATTCAAGTTTTGTTACTAACCTTCTTTTATCGCTATATGCGTCCTTTAATTGAGTCTGGTCAAGTATACATAGCCTTACCTCCTTTGTATAAAGTGAGTAAACGCAGTGGAAAAAAAGAAATCATTGAATATGCATGGGATGAAAGCGGCTTACAAGAAGCGATTAAAAAGGTCGGTCGCGGTTATACGGTGCAACGTTATAAAGGGCTTGGGGAAATGAATGCGGATCAGTTATGGGAAACAACGATGAATCCTGAAACGAGAACGCTTATCCGTGTCCGAATTGAAGATGCAGCACGTGCAGGACGACGGATTACTACGCTAATGGGTGATAAAGTAGAACCACGCCGTAAATGGATTGAAGAAAATGTTGCGTTTGGTTTAAATGAGGAATCTAATATTCTTGATTATGACTTTGTTTCGGTTGTAAAGGAGGAAGAATAA
- a CDS encoding response regulator transcription factor, whose translation MIRIVIAEDQRMMLGALGSLLNLEEDMEVVGQASNGEEAVALVRKHQPDICIMDIEMPIKTGLEAAEELKNNPCKVIILTTFARSGYFQRAIKAGVNGYLLKDSPSEELASSIRSVMAGVRIYAPELIDDLYSEENPLTEREKEVLGLIADGKNTKEIAGELSIKTGTVRNYISSIMDKLGVKNRIEAITQSREKGWFK comes from the coding sequence ATGATTCGTATTGTCATAGCAGAAGATCAACGAATGATGTTAGGAGCATTAGGTTCGCTTTTGAATTTAGAAGAAGACATGGAAGTGGTAGGACAAGCCTCAAATGGGGAAGAAGCAGTTGCATTAGTCCGAAAACATCAACCAGATATATGTATCATGGATATTGAGATGCCGATTAAAACAGGGCTAGAAGCTGCAGAAGAATTAAAAAATAATCCATGTAAAGTCATCATTTTAACAACATTCGCAAGATCCGGTTATTTTCAACGGGCTATCAAAGCAGGTGTAAATGGTTATTTATTAAAAGATAGTCCAAGTGAAGAATTAGCAAGCTCTATTCGAAGCGTAATGGCTGGTGTACGAATATATGCACCAGAATTAATCGATGACTTATATAGTGAAGAAAATCCACTAACAGAACGTGAAAAAGAAGTATTAGGTTTAATAGCAGACGGTAAAAATACAAAAGAAATTGCTGGTGAATTAAGTATTAAAACGGGAACCGTTCGAAATTACATTTCTTCGATTATGGATAAATTAGGAGTGAAAAATCGTATCGAAGCAATTACCCAATCGAGGGAAAAAGGCTGGTTTAAATAA
- a CDS encoding sensor histidine kinase, which yields MKKRKSIFQKSGGISPYIWTFFSILPFYFVFQSTDMTKLIVGIVLTILFYIVYRFAFLSQGWPVYLWTSILIGISVTMTILFSFIYFAFFIAYYNGHIKNRVAFLTLYILHLIATTFAINYLIVLQEPFFLKQIPFILIIWISVILMPFNIHNKKKQDELENKLEDANKRIAELVKQEERQRIARDLHDTLGQKLSLIGLKSDLARKIIYKDPEKSKNEMKDVQETARTALNEVRKMVSQMRGIRLKDELANVQQILEAAEIDFLLHQNMRGKSISLFVENILSMCMKEAVTNVVKHSQATQCQIIMEQSLQEVCITIKDNGIGFIYNDDIDNGNGLLGIKERLEFVNGNLDVVIDHETAIVMKVPHVIKKENEGGF from the coding sequence ATGAAAAAAAGAAAAAGTATTTTTCAAAAAAGTGGGGGAATTTCACCGTATATTTGGACGTTTTTTAGTATCTTACCTTTTTATTTTGTCTTTCAATCAACGGATATGACGAAGTTAATCGTGGGCATTGTCCTTACTATCCTTTTTTACATCGTTTATCGATTTGCCTTTCTTTCTCAAGGTTGGCCAGTCTATTTATGGACAAGTATTTTAATTGGTATTTCGGTAACGATGACTATTTTATTTAGCTTTATTTATTTTGCATTTTTTATCGCTTATTACAATGGTCATATAAAAAATCGAGTTGCCTTTTTAACGTTGTATATTCTTCATTTGATTGCTACAACGTTTGCAATTAATTATTTAATTGTTCTACAAGAACCATTTTTTCTAAAACAAATTCCTTTTATATTAATTATTTGGATAAGCGTTATTCTTATGCCTTTTAATATTCACAACAAAAAGAAACAAGATGAATTAGAAAATAAATTAGAAGATGCAAATAAACGAATTGCAGAATTAGTAAAGCAGGAAGAAAGACAACGAATTGCAAGAGATTTACACGACACATTAGGTCAAAAGTTATCGTTAATTGGTTTGAAAAGTGACTTGGCGAGGAAAATTATTTATAAGGACCCTGAAAAATCCAAAAATGAAATGAAAGATGTGCAAGAAACTGCGCGAACTGCATTAAATGAAGTCCGGAAAATGGTTTCACAAATGCGTGGAATTCGTCTAAAAGATGAACTCGCCAATGTACAACAAATACTTGAAGCTGCAGAAATTGACTTCCTTTTACACCAAAATATGCGAGGGAAAAGTATCTCCTTATTTGTTGAAAATATTTTAAGTATGTGTATGAAAGAAGCTGTAACGAATGTCGTGAAACATAGCCAGGCCACGCAATGTCAAATTATAATGGAACAATCTTTACAAGAAGTCTGCATTACTATAAAAGATAACGGAATTGGCTTTATTTATAATGATGATATCGATAATGGGAATGGATTACTAGGAATAAAAGAAAGATTGGAATTTGTCAACGGCAATTTAGATGTCGTTATTGATCATGAAACAGCGATAGTTATGAAAGTCCCGCACGTAATTAAAAAAGAGAACGAAGGGGGATTTTAG
- the parC gene encoding DNA topoisomerase IV subunit A, whose product MASQDGILEINLEDVIGDRFGRYSKYIIQDRALPDARDGLKPVQRRILYAMYQDGNTSDKPFRKSAKTVGNVIGNYHPHGDSSVYDAMVRMSQSWKLRNVLVEMHGNNGSIDGDPPAAMRYTEARLANIAQELLQDIEKDTVEFAPNFDDSIEEPVVLPARFPNLLVNGSTGISAGYATEIPPHQLGEVIDATIMQIENEHCTVDELLTVIKGPDFPTGGIIQGLDGIKKAYATGKGRIVIRGKATIEALKSGKEQIIITELPYEVNKANLVKKIDEIRLDKKVEGIVEVRDETDRDGLQIAIELKKDADSTGILNYLYKNTDLQVSYNFNMIAIHNKRPVLMNLKMMLQAYIDHQKEVVTRRTMFDLKKARDRAHIVEGLIRALSVLDEVIATIRASKDKKDAKDNLIARFAFSEPQAEAIVSLQLYRLTNTDVQTLEAEAEELAKKIKTLEAILNSEKRLLTVIKKQLLDIKKTYNDERLTDIEKEIEEIKINVEVMIPQEDCIVTVTKEGYVKRTSPRSYAASNGEPCGMKETDVLLDEFHLQTTDTLCLFTNAGNYLFIPIYELPDIRWKDVGQHIANIIPIERNEYIVAALSFEEFKENEYVTIVTKKGMIKKSQASLYKATRYSKPLVAIRLKEEDDEVVSVLKTSGNDEIFIGTYIGYGLRFHEEDVQPIGVRAAGVKAINLKEVDIIIQAFVVTDTSEIVIVTQRGAVKRMKISEFERQNRAKRGLIMLRELKKNPHRIMFIQILLNDKTHDETLHIATEKGEEEIISLAHYHYSDRYSNGSFVIDEEVVGEVASAYIEITPKS is encoded by the coding sequence ATGGCGTCCCAAGACGGTATTTTAGAAATTAATTTAGAAGATGTCATTGGTGACCGATTTGGTCGCTATAGTAAATATATTATCCAAGACCGTGCTTTACCGGATGCACGAGACGGTTTAAAACCGGTACAACGTAGAATTTTATATGCAATGTATCAAGATGGAAATACAAGTGATAAACCATTCCGAAAATCAGCTAAAACAGTCGGAAATGTTATCGGTAATTATCATCCGCATGGGGATTCTTCTGTATATGATGCAATGGTACGAATGAGTCAAAGTTGGAAATTACGAAATGTGTTAGTGGAAATGCACGGAAATAACGGTAGCATTGATGGGGATCCTCCTGCTGCTATGCGTTATACGGAAGCTAGATTAGCTAATATTGCACAAGAATTACTTCAGGATATCGAAAAAGATACGGTGGAATTTGCGCCAAACTTTGATGATTCAATCGAAGAACCAGTAGTGTTACCAGCACGTTTCCCGAATTTATTAGTCAATGGTTCAACAGGGATTTCAGCGGGATATGCAACAGAAATTCCACCGCATCAACTAGGAGAAGTAATCGATGCAACCATTATGCAAATAGAAAATGAACATTGTACCGTCGATGAGTTGCTAACAGTAATTAAAGGGCCTGATTTTCCTACGGGAGGTATTATTCAAGGTTTAGACGGTATTAAAAAAGCATATGCAACAGGGAAAGGTCGCATTGTGATTCGCGGGAAAGCGACGATTGAAGCGTTAAAGTCAGGAAAAGAACAAATTATTATTACCGAGTTGCCATATGAGGTAAATAAGGCAAATCTTGTAAAGAAAATTGATGAAATACGTTTAGATAAAAAAGTAGAAGGTATCGTGGAAGTTCGTGATGAAACGGACCGTGATGGGTTACAAATTGCGATTGAATTAAAAAAAGATGCAGATTCTACTGGGATATTAAATTATTTATATAAAAATACAGATTTACAAGTAAGTTATAACTTTAATATGATTGCGATTCATAACAAGCGTCCTGTTTTAATGAATTTAAAAATGATGTTACAAGCATATATTGATCATCAAAAAGAAGTCGTAACTAGACGAACGATGTTTGATTTAAAAAAGGCAAGAGATCGTGCTCATATTGTTGAAGGATTAATTCGAGCATTAAGTGTTTTAGATGAAGTAATCGCGACGATTCGTGCTTCTAAAGATAAAAAGGATGCCAAAGATAATTTAATCGCACGTTTTGCATTTTCAGAACCGCAAGCAGAAGCGATTGTTTCGTTACAACTATATCGTTTAACGAATACGGATGTACAAACATTAGAAGCCGAAGCAGAAGAGCTTGCTAAAAAAATTAAAACATTAGAAGCTATTTTAAATAGCGAAAAACGCTTATTAACAGTAATTAAAAAGCAATTATTAGATATCAAGAAAACATATAATGATGAACGTTTGACCGATATTGAAAAGGAAATTGAAGAAATTAAAATTAACGTGGAAGTCATGATTCCACAAGAAGATTGTATTGTAACGGTTACAAAAGAAGGATATGTAAAACGGACAAGCCCTCGTTCTTATGCAGCTAGTAACGGCGAACCGTGTGGGATGAAAGAAACAGATGTGTTATTGGATGAATTTCATTTACAAACGACGGATACCCTCTGTTTGTTCACGAATGCAGGAAATTACTTATTCATTCCGATATACGAGTTGCCAGACATTCGTTGGAAAGATGTTGGACAGCATATCGCAAATATAATCCCTATTGAACGAAATGAGTATATTGTTGCTGCTTTATCATTTGAAGAGTTTAAAGAAAACGAATATGTGACGATTGTAACGAAAAAAGGAATGATTAAAAAATCACAAGCATCTCTTTATAAAGCAACTCGTTACTCGAAACCACTTGTAGCAATTCGGTTAAAAGAAGAAGATGATGAAGTGGTTTCCGTCTTAAAAACATCCGGTAATGATGAAATATTTATTGGAACATACATTGGATATGGCCTACGTTTTCATGAAGAAGATGTACAACCAATTGGCGTTCGTGCAGCGGGAGTAAAAGCAATAAATTTAAAAGAAGTCGATATCATTATTCAAGCATTTGTCGTGACAGATACATCAGAAATAGTTATTGTAACTCAACGCGGTGCGGTTAAACGGATGAAAATATCCGAATTTGAACGGCAAAATCGGGCAAAACGAGGGTTAATCATGCTTCGTGAGTTAAAGAAAAACCCACATCGTATTATGTTTATACAAATTTTATTAAACGATAAAACACATGATGAAACGCTTCATATTGCGACAGAAAAAGGGGAAGAAGAAATTATTTCGTTAGCTCACTATCATTATAGCGATCGGTATAGCAATGGATCATTTGTAATAGACGAAGAGGTAGTAGGTGAAGTTGCATCTGCTTATATAGAAATAACACCAAAATCATAA
- a CDS encoding CoA-binding protein: MAFENPSREEIKQILATKKRIAVVGLSDNPERTSYMVSEAMQREGYEIIPVNPKATEILGVKAVKSLKDIEGHVDIVNVFRRSEFLPEVAKEAAEIKADIFWAQLGLFNEEAYQIAKEAGMTVIMDRCIKVEHAMTK, from the coding sequence ATGGCATTTGAAAATCCATCGCGCGAAGAAATCAAACAAATTTTAGCAACGAAAAAGCGAATTGCAGTTGTAGGGTTATCGGATAATCCAGAACGAACAAGTTACATGGTGTCAGAAGCGATGCAACGAGAAGGGTATGAAATTATCCCAGTAAATCCAAAAGCAACAGAAATTTTAGGTGTAAAAGCAGTAAAATCATTAAAAGATATTGAAGGACACGTAGATATCGTCAATGTTTTTCGCCGCAGCGAATTTTTGCCAGAAGTAGCCAAAGAAGCAGCTGAAATAAAAGCGGATATTTTTTGGGCGCAATTAGGGCTTTTTAACGAAGAAGCATATCAAATTGCCAAAGAAGCAGGAATGACCGTCATTATGGATCGCTGCATTAAAGTAGAACACGCAATGACTAAATAA
- a CDS encoding YeeE/YedE family protein yields the protein MVQLILTGLLCGALLGFVMQRGRFCLTGAYRDLYLTKDNRMFIAVILAIAVQSIGVFLLYSFGLIQFKEGNFMWLATIIGAFIFGIGIVLAGGCATGTWYRAGEGLIGSWIALIAYMVSSAMMKGGVLQSLNDSLQSYTVNHVTIYDSFGVSPWVFVILLSVITGYFVWKQLRKPSVKIPSLKQKKTGIAHVLFEKRWHPFVTAILVGCIAILAWPLSEATGRMYGLGVTTPTANILHFLVSGDVSYINWGVFLVLGIFLGSLIAAKGSGEFRWRTPDAKTTIFSFIGGILMGIGASLAGGCSIGNGLVGTAIFTWQGWIALPFMIFGTWTAAYFTMIRPRQKANASVQTA from the coding sequence ATGGTGCAATTAATTTTAACCGGGCTGCTTTGCGGGGCCTTACTAGGATTTGTTATGCAACGCGGACGGTTTTGCTTAACCGGAGCTTATCGCGATTTGTATTTAACGAAGGATAATCGGATGTTTATTGCCGTGATATTAGCTATCGCCGTTCAAAGTATTGGTGTATTTTTATTATATTCTTTTGGTCTAATCCAGTTTAAAGAAGGAAATTTCATGTGGTTAGCCACGATTATAGGAGCTTTTATTTTTGGTATTGGCATTGTATTGGCAGGCGGTTGCGCAACTGGTACATGGTATCGTGCTGGTGAAGGCTTGATTGGAAGTTGGATTGCACTTATCGCATACATGGTTTCTAGTGCGATGATGAAGGGAGGAGTGTTGCAATCACTCAACGATTCCTTGCAATCTTATACTGTCAATCATGTGACAATTTATGATTCTTTCGGTGTATCTCCTTGGGTTTTTGTTATCCTTTTATCTGTGATTACTGGATATTTCGTTTGGAAGCAATTACGAAAACCAAGTGTAAAAATACCATCATTAAAACAAAAGAAGACAGGTATTGCACACGTTTTATTTGAAAAACGTTGGCATCCATTTGTTACAGCGATTCTTGTTGGATGTATTGCGATTCTAGCTTGGCCATTAAGTGAAGCAACAGGTCGTATGTACGGTTTAGGCGTGACAACACCAACTGCGAATATTTTGCATTTTTTAGTTTCAGGAGATGTTTCGTATATCAATTGGGGTGTATTCTTAGTGTTAGGCATCTTTTTAGGTTCGCTTATTGCGGCAAAAGGTAGTGGAGAATTTCGTTGGAGAACGCCAGATGCAAAAACGACGATTTTTAGTTTTATCGGTGGGATTTTAATGGGAATCGGCGCTAGTTTAGCTGGTGGTTGTTCTATTGGTAATGGGCTTGTCGGAACAGCAATTTTCACATGGCAAGGTTGGATCGCACTACCATTTATGATTTTCGGCACATGGACGGCTGCTTACTTTACAATGATTCGTCCACGACAAAAAGCAAATGCATCTGTGCAAACAGCATAA
- a CDS encoding tyrosine-type recombinase/integrase: MSLFAKLNQTVTKQPKIKQTLENSFRYYDEMPDFIQSYVLSRLSLHYSKRTIQRYLYDFKYFFDYVFSFAKEDVSMRDIKRHDFLELDRSGIEAYVQFLTLEVGNAPSTINRKISALQSLFQFLMQQGYTNHNPIDGIERPKEKKKDPVYLTHEESQQFLDGISQMIGITKKAAPFYKRLQKRDYAIIYWLMKTGLRISELQSLTMKQLSFTSEEISVIGKGNKQRTIPIAESTFTVLHEYIQSLPSDVRPTKGDDFVFIGYNPATKKFTKNMTIRSIQLMIERHIERLKPTLPFLHYKTITPHKLRHSFATELIHYGVDVLTIQSLLGHESVATTQIYAHIQKDAKKKAIQQLDH; this comes from the coding sequence ATGTCGTTATTTGCAAAGCTCAATCAAACCGTTACAAAACAACCAAAAATAAAACAAACGTTAGAAAATTCTTTTCGGTATTACGATGAAATGCCGGATTTTATTCAATCTTACGTGTTAAGTCGCTTAAGCTTGCATTATTCGAAACGTACAATCCAACGGTATTTATATGATTTTAAATACTTTTTTGATTATGTCTTTTCATTTGCAAAAGAAGATGTTTCAATGCGAGATATTAAACGGCACGATTTTTTAGAATTAGATCGTTCTGGCATAGAAGCATATGTCCAATTTTTAACGTTAGAAGTAGGGAATGCACCAAGTACCATCAACCGAAAAATTTCTGCGTTACAATCTTTATTTCAATTTTTAATGCAACAAGGATACACCAATCATAATCCTATCGATGGAATTGAACGACCAAAAGAAAAAAAGAAAGATCCTGTATATTTAACCCATGAAGAATCACAGCAATTTTTAGACGGAATATCCCAAATGATTGGCATTACTAAAAAAGCAGCACCTTTTTATAAAAGGTTACAAAAGCGGGATTACGCCATCATTTATTGGCTAATGAAAACAGGATTACGAATTAGCGAATTACAATCGTTAACGATGAAACAATTATCGTTTACATCGGAAGAGATTTCCGTCATCGGAAAAGGAAATAAACAACGTACCATACCAATTGCCGAGTCGACATTTACAGTTTTACACGAATACATACAATCACTACCTTCAGACGTTCGTCCAACAAAAGGAGATGATTTTGTTTTTATCGGATACAATCCCGCTACGAAAAAATTCACAAAAAATATGACCATTCGTTCTATCCAATTAATGATTGAACGTCATATTGAACGATTAAAACCGACGTTACCATTTTTGCATTATAAAACGATTACTCCGCATAAACTTCGTCATAGTTTCGCAACCGAGCTCATTCATTACGGAGTAGATGTATTAACAATTCAATCGTTATTAGGACACGAATCCGTCGCAACTACCCAAATCTATGCGCACATTCAAAAAGATGCGAAGAAAAAGGCGATTCAACAACTTGATCATTGA
- a CDS encoding sulfurtransferase TusA family protein has protein sequence MQKKLEVLGMVCPFPLVEAKQAIDEIASGDELVIDFDCTQATESLPRWAVEDGHEVTNFEQIGDAQWSITIKKQ, from the coding sequence ATGCAAAAAAAATTAGAAGTATTAGGCATGGTTTGTCCATTTCCTTTAGTAGAAGCAAAACAAGCAATAGATGAAATCGCAAGCGGGGATGAATTAGTGATTGATTTTGATTGTACGCAAGCAACAGAAAGTTTGCCACGCTGGGCAGTAGAAGACGGCCATGAAGTGACGAATTTCGAACAAATCGGCGATGCTCAATGGTCAATTACAATCAAAAAACAATAA
- a CDS encoding fatty acid desaturase produces MAKTMKNNLKEKLSPYEKSSNKNSVWQLINTMGPFVLLWFLAYQSLEISYLLTLGIATIAAGFLVRIFIIFHDCCHHSFFKNRLANKIVGTCTGVLTMCPYDQWQRSHSIHHATSGNLNKRGIGDIWIMTVEEYETASTWQKFAYRMYRNPFIMFVIGPIYIFLIAYRFNRKDARSKERINTYVTNFSIIAIFALFFLTIGWKAFLLVQGPIFLISGSAGVWLFYVQHQFEHVYFEREDKWNYVKAALEGSSYYKLPKVLQWLTGNIGFHHIHHLSPKVPNYHLEELHNTHFLKENIPTVTLSSSIHTLKYKLWDEKQKELITFKERKNRTGIKENPTTYISSEAK; encoded by the coding sequence ATGGCAAAAACAATGAAAAATAATTTAAAAGAAAAGTTATCTCCTTATGAAAAATCATCAAATAAAAATAGTGTATGGCAACTAATCAATACAATGGGACCTTTTGTACTTTTATGGTTTTTAGCTTATCAAAGTTTAGAAATTTCATATCTTTTAACGCTAGGAATTGCGACAATTGCAGCTGGATTTTTAGTCCGAATCTTTATTATTTTCCATGATTGCTGTCACCATTCGTTTTTCAAAAATCGCCTTGCTAATAAAATTGTGGGAACGTGTACAGGTGTATTAACGATGTGTCCATATGATCAGTGGCAACGTAGTCATTCTATTCATCATGCAACGAGTGGTAATTTAAACAAACGCGGCATCGGCGATATCTGGATAATGACTGTAGAGGAATATGAAACTGCATCAACTTGGCAAAAGTTCGCCTATCGAATGTACCGTAATCCATTTATTATGTTTGTAATAGGTCCAATTTATATTTTTCTTATTGCATATCGTTTTAATCGGAAAGATGCACGATCAAAAGAACGTATAAACACCTATGTGACAAACTTTTCGATAATAGCAATATTCGCTTTATTTTTCCTTACAATCGGTTGGAAAGCTTTCTTACTAGTGCAAGGTCCCATCTTTTTGATTTCTGGTTCCGCAGGTGTTTGGCTCTTTTATGTGCAGCATCAATTTGAACACGTTTATTTTGAAAGAGAAGATAAATGGAATTACGTAAAAGCCGCACTAGAAGGTAGTTCCTATTATAAGCTCCCAAAAGTATTGCAATGGCTTACAGGGAATATTGGTTTTCATCATATTCACCATTTAAGCCCGAAAGTACCAAATTATCATTTAGAAGAACTTCACAATACTCATTTTTTAAAAGAAAATATCCCAACCGTTACGTTATCATCTAGCATTCACACTTTAAAATACAAGTTATGGGATGAAAAACAGAAAGAACTCATTACCTTTAAAGAACGTAAAAATAGGACTGGAATAAAAGAAAACCCAACAACATATATATCGTCAGAAGCAAAGTAA